In a single window of the Aminomonas paucivorans DSM 12260 genome:
- a CDS encoding helix-turn-helix transcriptional regulator, with amino-acid sequence MDSEKKGAASRRVVYLREEGTLRFEVQVCRFDPHARHRHFHPERALAFIREGTSRTVLGTTEHLLGPGMLVHFPPGTPHSCDPQDPSSWRYDMLFLQGPEEPLPFGGPGAVLLPPEERKPLGRLFRELASLRLSPTDREHRFYELLERAAALLGEGIPLEPPLRDPRMLPVEALLRERFREGVSLEELADRAGLSRFHLVRAFRRHAGMPPHAFQTALRINAAKDLLRQGMGVQRVAQEMGFFDQSHFAAAFRERCGVRPRDYARGEQVFPIPEGPKGAS; translated from the coding sequence ATGGATTCCGAGAAGAAGGGGGCCGCAAGCCGCCGGGTGGTCTACCTCCGGGAGGAGGGAACCCTCCGTTTCGAGGTGCAGGTCTGCCGCTTCGATCCCCACGCCCGACACCGGCACTTTCACCCCGAGCGGGCCCTGGCCTTCATCCGGGAGGGAACCAGCCGCACCGTCCTGGGGACGACGGAACACCTCCTGGGTCCGGGGATGCTGGTGCACTTCCCGCCGGGCACTCCCCATTCCTGCGACCCCCAGGACCCCTCGTCGTGGCGCTACGACATGCTCTTCCTTCAGGGCCCGGAGGAACCCCTTCCCTTCGGGGGACCCGGAGCGGTGCTTCTTCCCCCGGAGGAGAGAAAGCCCCTGGGGCGGCTCTTCCGGGAACTGGCCTCCCTCCGCCTTTCCCCGACGGATCGGGAGCACCGGTTCTACGAACTGCTGGAGAGGGCCGCGGCCCTGCTGGGGGAAGGCATCCCCTTGGAACCCCCTCTCCGGGACCCCCGGATGCTTCCGGTGGAGGCCCTGCTTCGGGAACGGTTTCGGGAGGGGGTCTCTCTGGAGGAGCTGGCGGACCGGGCGGGGCTGAGCCGGTTCCACCTGGTGCGGGCCTTCCGGCGCCACGCGGGGATGCCTCCCCACGCCTTCCAGACGGCGTTGCGCATCAACGCCGCCAAGGATCTGCTCCGCCAGGGAATGGGGGTCCAACGGGTGGCCCAGGAGATGGGGTTCTTCGACCAGAGCCACTTCGCCGCCGCCTTCCGGGAGCGGTGCGGGGTCCGTCCTCGGGACTACGCCCGGGGGGAGCAAGTTTTTCCTATCCCCGAGGGGCCGAAGGGGGCATCCTGA
- a CDS encoding sulfite exporter TauE/SafE family protein yields the protein MGYKASRKHAFGITRRFASCGEAANEEWCLMVQAVLVLIVLVNGLFAWRFFQDFRAHRQEALAEPGSGAFLGAWGAVVFFLSTFGISDFALSTVFYRMRKLVEDAKLPGTLNTQCAIPVAVMALAYISAIQVEPVTLVSCIAAQMAGAYLGPRFVVKLPVRTLRVCMGVGLILAAFFVVAGKFGWVPSGGEATGLSGGKLVLALGLLFAYGALNNVGIGSYAPTMATIYALGMSPAVAFPIMMGACTFSVPLGAMEFVRLGAYGRKITFFVGLFGIVGVLAAVFVVKSLNLAMLQWVVAAVVLYSALTLLHSAFAERA from the coding sequence ATGGGGTACAAAGCGTCCAGAAAACATGCGTTCGGAATCACAAGACGATTCGCATCCTGCGGCGAGGCCGCAAACGAGGAGTGGTGTCTCATGGTGCAGGCGGTTCTGGTCCTCATCGTGCTGGTCAACGGGTTGTTCGCGTGGCGGTTTTTTCAGGACTTTCGGGCCCATCGGCAGGAGGCCCTGGCGGAGCCGGGCAGCGGGGCGTTTCTGGGCGCCTGGGGGGCGGTGGTGTTCTTCCTCTCCACCTTCGGCATCTCCGACTTCGCCCTGTCCACGGTGTTCTACCGGATGCGCAAGCTGGTGGAGGACGCCAAGCTCCCCGGGACCCTGAACACCCAGTGTGCCATCCCCGTGGCGGTGATGGCCCTGGCGTACATCTCCGCCATCCAGGTGGAGCCCGTCACCCTGGTGTCCTGCATCGCCGCCCAGATGGCGGGGGCCTACCTGGGTCCCCGGTTCGTGGTGAAGCTGCCCGTGCGGACCCTGCGGGTCTGCATGGGGGTGGGGTTGATCCTGGCGGCGTTCTTCGTGGTGGCGGGCAAGTTCGGCTGGGTCCCCTCCGGCGGGGAGGCCACGGGGCTTTCCGGGGGCAAGCTGGTCCTGGCCCTGGGTCTGCTCTTCGCCTACGGGGCCCTCAACAACGTGGGCATCGGCTCCTACGCCCCCACCATGGCCACCATCTACGCCCTGGGCATGAGCCCCGCGGTGGCCTTTCCCATCATGATGGGGGCCTGCACCTTCTCCGTGCCCCTGGGGGCCATGGAATTCGTGCGTCTGGGAGCCTACGGCCGGAAGATCACCTTCTTCGTGGGGCTTTTCGGGATCGTCGGGGTCCTGGCGGCGGTGTTCGTGGTGAAGAGCCTCAACCTGGCCATGCTTCAGTGGGTGGTGGCGGCGGTGGTGCTCTATTCCGCCCTGACCCTGCTGCACAGCGCCTTCGCGGAAAGGGCTTGA
- a CDS encoding MOSC domain-containing protein, producing MARLVAVCASKVRQEPKVELPEGTCVEGKGLEGDSHFGIPGRPLSLLRREDVEQVEVLAGFPFPPGSLAENLVVEGLPDLAVGDLLEIGGALLRVAEKGKRPEEPHSYDYRGWCLLPTVGFFLEVERGGVLRPGDEVTLKR from the coding sequence ATGGCCCGTCTGGTGGCGGTGTGTGCGAGCAAGGTGCGGCAGGAGCCAAAGGTGGAGCTGCCCGAAGGGACCTGCGTGGAGGGCAAGGGGTTGGAGGGGGATTCCCACTTCGGCATCCCCGGACGTCCCTTGAGCCTCCTGCGGAGGGAGGACGTGGAGCAGGTGGAGGTCCTGGCAGGCTTCCCCTTCCCCCCGGGCTCCCTGGCGGAGAACCTGGTGGTGGAGGGACTGCCGGATCTGGCGGTGGGGGACCTGCTGGAGATCGGGGGAGCGCTGCTTCGGGTGGCGGAGAAGGGCAAACGCCCCGAAGAGCCCCACAGCTACGACTACCGGGGCTGGTGCCTGCTGCCCACGGTGGGGTTCTTCTTGGAGGTGGAGCGGGGGGGAGTCCTGCGCCCCGGCGACGAGGTGACCCTGAAGAGGTAG
- a CDS encoding pyridoxamine 5'-phosphate oxidase family protein has translation MEGVREVFEFLGKNRFGFLATQEPEGARVRPFMFQFEDGGCPLFCTANFKDVFRQLQEDPRCEVAFCSPDWSVTLRVRGRAVFFPGEEQKTRILEENPSLKEMYGSPDNSIFEVFRLEDWEARFWDFSGTTRVVRP, from the coding sequence ATGGAAGGCGTGCGAGAGGTGTTCGAGTTTTTGGGGAAGAATCGGTTCGGGTTTCTGGCCACCCAGGAGCCGGAGGGGGCCCGGGTCCGGCCCTTCATGTTCCAGTTCGAGGACGGCGGGTGTCCCCTGTTCTGCACCGCAAACTTCAAAGACGTGTTCCGGCAGCTTCAGGAGGATCCCCGGTGCGAGGTGGCGTTCTGCTCCCCCGACTGGTCGGTGACCCTGCGGGTCCGGGGGCGGGCGGTCTTCTTCCCCGGGGAGGAACAGAAAACCCGGATCCTGGAGGAGAACCCGTCCCTGAAGGAGATGTACGGTTCCCCGGACAACTCGATCTTCGAAGTCTTCCGCCTGGAGGATTGGGAGGCTCGGTTCTGGGACTTCTCCGGCACCACCCGGGTGGTGCGGCCTTAG
- a CDS encoding MarR family winged helix-turn-helix transcriptional regulator — protein MSPSKVVAQISRIHEGAHRLILRELEVRGVEGVVPSHGDILHHLFVEDRLPMTELAGRIGRTKATVTTLVDKLESRGFVARERDGGDGRVCRVRLTERGQALRPAFEEVSEALNRRLLDGFREEEVRALEGMLDRLRANLREE, from the coding sequence ATGAGCCCTTCGAAGGTCGTCGCCCAGATCAGCCGCATCCATGAAGGCGCCCACCGCCTGATCCTCCGGGAGCTGGAGGTTCGAGGGGTGGAGGGGGTGGTCCCCTCCCACGGGGACATCCTGCACCACCTGTTCGTGGAGGACCGGCTCCCCATGACGGAGCTGGCGGGGCGCATCGGCCGCACCAAGGCCACCGTCACCACCCTGGTGGACAAGCTGGAATCCCGGGGGTTCGTGGCCCGGGAGCGGGACGGGGGGGACGGCAGGGTCTGTCGGGTGCGCCTCACGGAGCGGGGGCAGGCCCTGCGTCCCGCCTTCGAGGAGGTGTCCGAGGCGCTGAACCGCCGTCTCCTGGACGGCTTCAGGGAGGAGGAGGTCCGGGCACTGGAGGGGATGCTGGACCGTCTCCGGGCGAACCTGAGGGAGGAGTAG
- a CDS encoding helix-turn-helix transcriptional regulator, with protein MERSGDPRSARFLREEALVLPKRSCHPLLKPLVPVVHTLGAALGPEWEVVLHDVSGGDHVIVALENGALTGRTEDAPLTDFGAYLLHAEEFREVDHLANYASTAPDGRSLRSSVALIRDEHRHIVGFLCLNHDTTRARMVREWADAQTRTEPLPVGCDQAERFAARKEDLLEGMLEEVRPLFGKPLRYLDRGERMTLLARLEERGFFAFRGAVELLSRETGKSRFTLYGCLRELRRNGVPEATS; from the coding sequence ATGGAGCGGAGCGGGGATCCCCGCTCCGCCCGTTTCCTTCGAGAGGAGGCGTTGGTCCTGCCCAAGCGATCCTGTCATCCCCTGCTCAAGCCCCTCGTCCCGGTGGTGCACACCCTGGGAGCCGCCCTGGGGCCGGAGTGGGAGGTGGTGCTCCACGACGTGTCCGGGGGAGACCACGTCATCGTGGCCCTGGAGAACGGCGCCCTCACGGGGCGCACCGAGGACGCCCCCCTCACGGACTTCGGGGCTTATCTGCTCCACGCGGAGGAGTTCCGGGAGGTGGACCACCTGGCCAACTACGCCTCCACCGCCCCGGACGGACGGTCCCTGCGCTCCAGCGTGGCCCTCATCCGGGACGAACACCGGCACATCGTGGGGTTTCTGTGCCTCAACCACGACACCACCCGGGCCCGGATGGTGCGGGAGTGGGCCGACGCCCAGACCCGCACGGAGCCCCTTCCGGTGGGGTGCGACCAGGCGGAGCGCTTCGCCGCCCGCAAAGAGGACCTGCTGGAGGGGATGCTGGAGGAGGTGCGTCCCCTCTTCGGCAAGCCCCTGCGCTACCTGGACCGGGGGGAGAGGATGACCCTCCTTGCCCGGCTGGAGGAGCGGGGGTTCTTTGCCTTTCGGGGGGCGGTGGAGCTTCTTTCCCGGGAGACCGGGAAGAGCCGCTTCACCCTCTACGGCTGTCTGCGGGAGCTGCGCCGAAACGGCGTCCCGGAGGCCACGTCGTGA
- the sugE gene encoding quaternary ammonium compound efflux SMR transporter SugE — translation MSWLVLFLAGICECGWAVGLKYTQGFTRLVPSVVTLTVMTASVVLLGWAVRRLPLGTAYAVWTGIGAVGTALLGILLFGESASPGRLLSLGLVLAGLVGLKLTTH, via the coding sequence GTGAGCTGGCTGGTGCTCTTCCTGGCGGGGATCTGCGAGTGCGGCTGGGCGGTGGGGCTCAAGTACACCCAGGGGTTCACCCGCCTGGTCCCCAGCGTCGTCACCCTGACGGTCATGACCGCCAGCGTGGTGCTTCTGGGCTGGGCGGTGCGCCGCCTTCCCCTGGGCACCGCCTACGCCGTGTGGACCGGCATCGGCGCCGTGGGGACCGCCCTCTTGGGCATCCTGCTCTTCGGGGAGTCCGCGTCCCCCGGAAGGCTGCTTTCCCTGGGCCTGGTGCTGGCGGGTCTGGTGGGCCTCAAGCTGACCACCCACTGA
- a CDS encoding ornithine cyclodeaminase produces the protein MLVLSGEEIRSVFTMRDAIEADKEAFVLHSQGRTQVSLRTGVEAPGGTCLFMPAFAGGIDRPGIKIVSVFPGNAARGKPVVPALVVLLDGATGEAEALLDGTTLTQMRTAAIAGAATELLALPDASVGALFGTGGQAEAQLEALLTVRPLVEVRVYDIDPGRVKAFLERVSPLAERHGARLAAAASPEAALEGAQVVTAVTTSPRPVFPGNRVEPGAHVNGVGSYTPQMQELDEVLLARADRVFVDNREAVLAEAGDLIVPMRQGCFGEERLAGELGQLILGQVPGRGDREEITVMKTVGFAALDVVAGHRILEKARAAGVGRPVSL, from the coding sequence ATGCTGGTGCTTTCGGGAGAGGAGATCCGGTCGGTCTTCACCATGAGGGACGCCATCGAGGCGGACAAGGAGGCCTTCGTCCTCCATTCCCAGGGGAGGACCCAGGTCTCCCTGCGGACGGGGGTGGAGGCTCCTGGGGGAACCTGTCTGTTCATGCCCGCCTTCGCCGGGGGCATCGACCGGCCGGGCATCAAGATCGTCTCCGTGTTCCCGGGCAACGCGGCCCGGGGCAAACCGGTGGTGCCCGCCCTGGTGGTCCTCCTGGACGGGGCCACCGGGGAGGCGGAGGCCCTGCTGGACGGGACGACGCTGACCCAGATGCGCACCGCCGCCATCGCCGGGGCGGCCACGGAGCTGTTGGCCCTTCCCGACGCCTCCGTGGGGGCCCTCTTCGGCACGGGGGGACAGGCGGAGGCCCAGCTGGAGGCCCTGCTCACCGTCCGCCCCCTGGTGGAGGTGCGGGTCTACGACATCGATCCGGGGCGGGTGAAGGCCTTTCTGGAGCGGGTCTCCCCCCTGGCGGAGCGGCATGGCGCCCGGCTGGCGGCCGCTGCCTCCCCGGAGGCGGCGCTGGAGGGGGCCCAGGTGGTCACCGCCGTCACCACCTCCCCCCGTCCCGTGTTCCCGGGGAACCGGGTGGAGCCGGGGGCCCACGTCAACGGGGTGGGTTCCTACACCCCCCAGATGCAGGAGTTGGACGAGGTCCTGCTGGCCCGGGCGGATCGGGTGTTCGTGGACAACCGGGAGGCGGTGCTGGCGGAGGCGGGGGACCTGATCGTCCCCATGCGCCAGGGCTGCTTCGGGGAGGAGCGCCTCGCCGGGGAGCTGGGGCAGCTGATCCTGGGGCAGGTGCCTGGGCGAGGCGACCGGGAGGAGATCACGGTGATGAAGACCGTGGGGTTTGCCGCCCTGGACGTGGTGGCGGGGCACCGCATCCTGGAGAAGGCCCGCGCGGCGGGGGTGGGACGCCCCGTCTCCCTCTAA
- a CDS encoding GGDEF domain-containing protein, producing the protein MKVLVAEDDLTSRTLLVSVLRKWGFEPVVAEDGEEALALLEGAGAARLVLLDWSMPRVDGVEACRRLREREDPDDPPYVVLLTGRSEKESIVEGLEAGANDYVTKPYDNEELRARLRVGERMLALQEALNGAKAALIHQARHDGLTGILNRRAVLEELERLLLRTGVVVALCDLDRFKEVNDRHGHLVGDDVLRAFASRIGERLEKGDLFGRYGGEEFLLGFPSPGENRPRLEGLLRDLSSRGLPTRSGEVRVTMSVGAVWGRGGGRLDLLLARADEALYRAKREGRDRVVFAPSPEGEAT; encoded by the coding sequence GTGAAGGTTCTGGTGGCGGAGGATGATCTGACCTCCCGGACCCTCCTGGTCTCGGTGCTCCGCAAGTGGGGTTTCGAGCCGGTAGTGGCGGAGGACGGAGAGGAGGCCCTGGCGCTTCTGGAGGGGGCGGGGGCGGCGAGGTTGGTGTTGCTGGATTGGTCCATGCCCCGGGTGGACGGCGTGGAGGCCTGTCGGCGCCTTCGGGAGAGGGAGGACCCCGACGACCCCCCCTACGTGGTGCTTCTCACCGGGAGGAGCGAGAAGGAGAGTATCGTGGAAGGGCTGGAGGCGGGGGCCAACGACTACGTCACCAAACCTTACGACAACGAGGAGCTTCGGGCCCGGCTTCGGGTGGGGGAACGAATGCTGGCCCTTCAGGAGGCCCTGAACGGGGCCAAGGCGGCCCTGATCCATCAGGCCCGACACGACGGCCTCACGGGGATCCTGAACCGCCGGGCGGTCCTGGAGGAGCTGGAGCGCCTTCTCCTGCGGACCGGGGTGGTCGTGGCCCTCTGCGACCTGGACCGGTTCAAGGAGGTGAACGATCGTCACGGCCACCTGGTGGGGGACGACGTGCTTCGGGCCTTCGCCTCCCGGATCGGGGAGCGCCTCGAAAAGGGGGATCTCTTCGGGCGCTACGGGGGGGAGGAGTTCCTGCTGGGGTTCCCCTCCCCCGGGGAGAACCGTCCCAGGCTTGAGGGGCTTCTTCGGGATCTCTCGTCCCGAGGTCTGCCCACCCGTTCCGGGGAGGTCCGGGTGACCATGAGCGTCGGGGCGGTCTGGGGGCGCGGGGGAGGTCGTCTGGACCTCCTCCTGGCCCGGGCGGACGAGGCCCTCTACCGGGCCAAGAGGGAGGGGCGGGATCGGGTGGTCTTCGCCCCCTCTCCGGAGGGTGAGGCTACTTGA
- a CDS encoding nucleotidyltransferase family protein, with amino-acid sequence MSLQTSPVPEELAAFCRRHHIRRLALFGSALGPGFRESSDIDLLVEFRPEHIPGLLGMARLERELSAFWGGRRVDLRTPEDLSPYFRQQVLEEAKEQYAEG; translated from the coding sequence ATGTCGTTGCAGACCTCTCCAGTCCCCGAAGAGCTGGCTGCCTTCTGCCGCCGCCACCACATCCGCCGGCTGGCACTGTTCGGCTCGGCGCTGGGCCCCGGTTTTCGCGAATCCAGCGACATCGACCTCCTGGTGGAATTCCGGCCGGAGCACATCCCCGGCCTCCTGGGAATGGCCCGACTGGAGCGGGAGCTCTCCGCCTTCTGGGGAGGACGTCGGGTAGACCTGCGTACCCCGGAGGACCTGAGCCCCTATTTCCGCCAGCAGGTTTTGGAGGAGGCGAAGGAGCAGTATGCGGAAGGATGA
- a CDS encoding HNH endonuclease: MGRSSVLACPSTEEVRFETQDAGIFRIPDVKTRLEALQSYFFPRLERVVMLLLGRTREVYGIDPFGDTVLRRRPSHRKDAREVKDYAEVFVGVCGRKNEEGLAVVHPDGTPFRYPPCELLLVVEPAGALRVSFRPFVYHVDGVYRRRVIREMRLAWQGLAPALVQARIAPNYYDAKLLESLGEPWVTWDSPPLPFPFGSHGWMRELVLPFVALYPLLDCGLRLARGEPSRLGILVRRLKASVAQWAEEGVPPLTQPPEASEEEPDLPEMESYRFLRPRKWWQVLSRDRYTCRLCGRSAERHGVVLHVDHIVPRSKGGTDEMDNLRTLCMKCNLGRSNLEEVQSEG, encoded by the coding sequence ATGGGGCGATCTTCTGTCCTCGCTTGTCCATCCACGGAAGAGGTCCGTTTCGAAACGCAGGATGCGGGGATTTTTCGCATCCCCGACGTGAAGACCCGGCTGGAAGCTCTGCAGAGCTATTTCTTCCCCCGCCTGGAGCGCGTGGTGATGCTCCTCCTGGGGCGGACTCGGGAGGTTTACGGGATCGACCCCTTTGGGGACACGGTGCTTCGCCGTCGTCCCTCCCACCGCAAGGACGCCCGGGAGGTGAAGGACTATGCGGAGGTCTTCGTGGGAGTTTGTGGAAGGAAGAACGAGGAGGGGCTGGCGGTTGTCCACCCCGACGGGACTCCGTTCCGTTATCCCCCCTGCGAACTGTTACTGGTGGTGGAGCCCGCCGGGGCCCTGCGAGTGTCCTTCCGCCCCTTCGTCTACCACGTGGATGGGGTTTACCGAAGGCGGGTGATCCGGGAGATGCGCCTCGCCTGGCAGGGACTTGCCCCGGCCCTGGTCCAGGCACGGATAGCGCCGAACTATTATGATGCCAAGTTGCTGGAGAGCCTTGGGGAGCCCTGGGTCACCTGGGACTCTCCGCCTCTTCCCTTTCCCTTCGGTTCCCATGGATGGATGCGTGAACTGGTGCTTCCCTTCGTGGCCCTGTACCCTTTGCTGGATTGCGGCCTCCGTCTGGCGAGGGGCGAACCTTCGCGGCTGGGGATCCTGGTGCGTCGTCTGAAAGCAAGCGTGGCACAGTGGGCAGAAGAAGGCGTCCCTCCCCTGACCCAGCCCCCGGAGGCATCGGAGGAGGAGCCAGATCTCCCGGAGATGGAATCCTATCGGTTCCTTCGGCCCCGAAAGTGGTGGCAGGTCCTCTCCCGGGATCGGTACACCTGCCGCCTCTGCGGGCGTTCTGCGGAAAGGCACGGGGTGGTGCTCCACGTGGACCACATCGTGCCCCGATCCAAGGGGGGGACCGACGAAATGGACAACCTGCGGACCCTCTGCATGAAGTGCAACCTGGGCCGATCCAACCTGGAGGAGGTCCAGTCGGAAGGATGA
- a CDS encoding LTA synthase family protein, protein MRKDDHLGSRRLPFGVAWVSLALILISPAWAAPLDEAELRGFFEARWRAAAEAPSPLRGAYGGCNVVSIQIESLQTFPLHRRLEGREITPELNRLAERGLEWTCCFGQTAGGNTSDAELLALCSLLPLQEGAAFRRCAGCDLPSLPRALKAAGYRTAVFHGNEPEVWNRHRIYPRLGMDLYVHAREFGMDERIGLGLSDRSFFEQTLPRLKELRRPFFAHLMTLSSHHPFQVGDATDFHPGPFAGNPFGDYLRSVHYADRCIGDFVRHLEASELGGNTLVVLYGDHRGITLEQRGDLARFYALTGGGGPTGEREDAFWWRQTLTVPLILLAPGREGVPTLQGRMDAPVGQVDIAPTLASLLGVPLPWALGQDLLNHPDGLVVFRRPELIDRDYWSAFEGQRVRDRHTGGAVLSVAVRSAWREAMRRQAASDALLERGIPSTGP, encoded by the coding sequence ATGCGGAAGGATGACCACCTCGGGAGCCGCAGGCTTCCCTTTGGGGTCGCTTGGGTGTCCTTGGCCCTGATTCTGATCTCTCCCGCATGGGCGGCTCCCCTGGACGAGGCGGAGCTGCGGGGGTTCTTCGAGGCGCGATGGCGGGCCGCCGCGGAGGCCCCCTCCCCCCTTCGGGGGGCCTACGGGGGGTGCAATGTGGTCTCGATCCAGATCGAGTCCCTCCAGACCTTCCCCCTGCACAGGAGGCTGGAGGGAAGGGAGATCACCCCGGAGCTGAACCGGCTGGCGGAGCGGGGCCTGGAGTGGACCTGCTGCTTCGGCCAGACAGCGGGGGGCAACACCTCCGACGCGGAGCTGCTGGCTCTGTGTTCCCTGCTGCCCCTTCAGGAGGGGGCGGCGTTTCGGCGGTGCGCCGGGTGCGACCTGCCCTCCCTGCCCCGGGCGCTGAAGGCGGCGGGCTACCGCACCGCGGTCTTCCACGGCAACGAGCCGGAGGTGTGGAACCGCCACCGCATCTACCCCCGCCTGGGGATGGATCTGTACGTCCACGCCCGGGAGTTCGGCATGGACGAGCGCATCGGCCTGGGCCTTTCGGACCGGAGCTTCTTCGAACAGACCCTGCCCCGCCTCAAGGAGCTGCGTCGTCCCTTCTTCGCCCACCTCATGACCCTCTCCAGCCACCACCCCTTCCAGGTGGGGGACGCCACGGACTTCCATCCGGGCCCCTTCGCGGGAAACCCCTTCGGGGACTACCTGCGGAGCGTCCACTACGCGGACCGCTGCATCGGGGATTTCGTGCGGCACCTGGAGGCCTCGGAGCTGGGGGGCAACACCCTGGTGGTGCTCTACGGGGACCATCGGGGGATCACCCTGGAACAGAGGGGGGATCTGGCCCGGTTCTACGCCCTCACCGGGGGCGGAGGACCGACGGGGGAAAGGGAGGACGCCTTCTGGTGGCGCCAGACCCTGACGGTGCCCCTGATCCTTCTGGCGCCGGGAAGAGAGGGGGTCCCGACCCTTCAGGGCCGCATGGACGCGCCGGTGGGACAGGTGGACATCGCCCCCACCCTGGCGTCCCTGTTGGGGGTTCCCCTCCCCTGGGCCCTGGGGCAGGACCTGCTGAACCACCCCGACGGGCTGGTGGTGTTCCGGCGTCCCGAGCTGATCGACCGGGACTACTGGAGCGCCTTCGAGGGCCAGCGGGTGCGGGATCGGCACACGGGAGGAGCGGTGCTGTCCGTGGCGGTGCGCAGCGCCTGGCGGGAGGCGATGCGCCGCCAGGCGGCCAGCGACGCCCTGCTGGAGCGGGGGATCCCCTCCACCGGCCCTTGA
- a CDS encoding DUF2000 domain-containing protein, producing MKVVLVVDQDLPRGLQANAAAALGLSLGAQEEGLCGPAVTDRAGGVHGGITRVNLPVLAASGEQLRELYRRARESADLRALGFSSLAQRSRDYETYRTAMEGTDPGALGFSGICLWGPPGAVNALAGSLKTLK from the coding sequence ATGAAGGTGGTTCTGGTGGTGGATCAAGACCTGCCCCGGGGGCTTCAGGCCAACGCGGCGGCGGCGTTGGGGCTGAGCCTGGGGGCTCAGGAGGAGGGGCTGTGCGGCCCCGCGGTGACGGACCGGGCCGGAGGGGTCCACGGGGGCATCACCCGGGTGAACCTGCCGGTGCTGGCCGCCTCGGGGGAGCAGCTTCGGGAGCTGTACCGGCGAGCCCGAGAATCGGCGGACCTCCGGGCCCTGGGGTTCAGCTCCCTGGCCCAGCGCAGCCGGGATTACGAGACCTACCGCACCGCCATGGAGGGCACGGACCCGGGGGCCCTGGGGTTTTCGGGAATCTGCCTCTGGGGACCTCCCGGAGCGGTGAACGCCCTGGCGGGCTCCCTGAAGACCCTCAAGTAG